The window GCGTTCAGGGACATTCAGTACCGTCCGATGAGGGTTTTCAACTCGTCCTTCATGAATAGCCACTAACATGGCTTCGACATCCCGAATGGCATCTTCCATCTTATAAATGGATTGAATCAGTTGTTCGTTTAGTATAAGCACAAAATCTCTCCTTTTTATGTAAAAACTCGGCCAAAACATCTGGCCGAGTGATTGTTAACCTGTAATCGCAGTTTGTTTTTGTTCAACACGGCTTTTCACTGCCCAAATGGCAATCAGTGAGACAACAGACGTAAATATAATGTAGAGTGCAACTGGTACGTAGGAATTGTCAAATGATGCGAGCAGCGCTGTGGCAACGAGAGGCGCTGTACCCCCAGCGACTGCTGCCCCAATTTGATAGCCTAGTGAGACACCAGTATACCGAACCTTGGCATCAAAGATTTCGGAGAACATCGTTCCAAGTACAGCCGTAATCGGAGCCCAAATAATCCCCAAGCCGATAATTGTCGCCAAAACCAACATGACTACACTGCCTTGATGAATCATCCAGAAATATGGGAAAGCGAACGCCATCATCGCAAATGTACCGACGATATACATTTTTTTACGGCCAACACGGTCAGATAAACTTCCCATGAAAGGAATAAGGATGGTCGTAATAACCGTTGAAACCATTACGGCGCCTAACACAGCGGAACGGCTAAATCCTAGATTGCTTGTCCCATACGAAACAATGAACGTACTGAAAATATAGAATGGAGCTGTCTCAACCACTTTCGCACCAATCGTAATCAGCACTTCTTTCCAGTAATAGCGAAGTGTCTCGACGATTGGCAGCTTTGGAATCTCACCTTTTTGCTGGACTTCCTTGAATTCCGGTGTCTCATCGATTCCTTTTCGGATCCATAAACCAAAGACTACGAGTAATGCACTGAAGATGAATGGTACGCGCCATCCCCACGTCATGAATTGTTGTTCGGGTAATAAGCTCATGATCCAAAGAGCGAGTGTACCCATCACCATTCCGATCGTTACACCCATTTGTGGAATGGAGCCGAAGAATCCTCTGCGTTCTGCTGGAGCATATTCAGTTGCAAGCAACAACGCTCCTCCCCATTCCCCGCCGATTCCAAGACCCTGGATTAGACGAAGTGTAATCAAAATGACCGGTGCAGCTACACCAATTGCTTGATATGTAGGCAGAA is drawn from Bacillus sp. FJAT-18017 and contains these coding sequences:
- a CDS encoding MFS transporter produces the protein MDKKTTWRVLIASLVGSSIEWFDYFLYGTMAALVFNQLFFVNEDPTVGLLLAYASFALSFFIRPFGGIIFSHIGDRIGRKKTLVLTLSLMGAATFAMGILPTYQAIGVAAPVILITLRLIQGLGIGGEWGGALLLATEYAPAERRGFFGSIPQMGVTIGMVMGTLALWIMSLLPEQQFMTWGWRVPFIFSALLVVFGLWIRKGIDETPEFKEVQQKGEIPKLPIVETLRYYWKEVLITIGAKVVETAPFYIFSTFIVSYGTSNLGFSRSAVLGAVMVSTVITTILIPFMGSLSDRVGRKKMYIVGTFAMMAFAFPYFWMIHQGSVVMLVLATIIGLGIIWAPITAVLGTMFSEIFDAKVRYTGVSLGYQIGAAVAGGTAPLVATALLASFDNSYVPVALYIIFTSVVSLIAIWAVKSRVEQKQTAITG